A stretch of the uncultured Desulfobacter sp. genome encodes the following:
- the dapA gene encoding 4-hydroxy-tetrahydrodipicolinate synthase, producing the protein MEQGCYTALITPFTPAGDFDRDGLSGLIDFQIENRITGILATGTTGESPTFKWEEHNLVIDLTAKQTKGKCKCIAGTGSNNTDEALTATSHAAKQGVDGVLLVDPYYNGPSSLEIRLEYYEVVAKKNPDLEIIPYIIPGRTGAQMLPQDLAILADTCANVKSVKEATGDLDNMKMTRKLCGDNFNIFSGDDALVCRVMSDEAIRACGAISVMSNIAPAAMTQMVELLNQGKTQEALALQTALSPLLELVVITTEEESKYGPVKCRARNPLPLKTMMQILGMPCGPCRPPLGKMTQKGFDMALAALKKVQADNPEILAPAASFFNLDIDARLNDSAAHEVLWYNY; encoded by the coding sequence CTCATCACCCCGTTCACCCCGGCAGGAGATTTTGACCGGGACGGCCTGTCCGGGCTTATTGATTTTCAGATTGAAAACCGGATTACCGGTATTCTTGCCACCGGCACCACCGGTGAAAGCCCGACATTTAAATGGGAAGAACACAATCTGGTTATTGATCTGACGGCTAAACAGACCAAGGGCAAATGCAAGTGCATCGCCGGCACCGGCTCAAACAACACTGATGAAGCCTTAACCGCAACATCCCATGCTGCAAAACAAGGCGTGGACGGTGTGCTTTTGGTAGACCCCTATTACAATGGGCCTTCCTCCCTTGAAATTCGGTTGGAATATTACGAGGTGGTGGCTAAAAAAAATCCGGATCTGGAAATCATTCCTTATATTATACCGGGACGAACCGGTGCCCAGATGCTGCCCCAGGATCTTGCCATACTTGCGGACACCTGTGCCAATGTGAAAAGCGTCAAGGAAGCCACTGGAGATCTGGACAACATGAAAATGACCCGAAAACTTTGCGGGGACAATTTCAATATCTTTTCCGGAGACGATGCCCTGGTCTGCCGGGTTATGTCGGATGAAGCGATCCGGGCCTGCGGTGCTATTTCAGTCATGTCAAATATTGCACCGGCAGCGATGACCCAAATGGTTGAACTGCTTAACCAGGGTAAAACCCAGGAAGCCCTTGCCCTTCAGACCGCATTGTCTCCGTTGCTGGAGCTTGTGGTCATCACCACTGAAGAAGAAAGCAAGTACGGACCCGTCAAATGCAGGGCCAGAAATCCGCTGCCCCTGAAGACCATGATGCAGATCCTTGGCATGCCGTGCGGACCCTGCCGTCCGCCTCTGGGGAAAATGACCCAAAAAGGATTTGACATGGCGCTTGCCGCCCTAAAAAAAGTACAGGCAGATAATCCTGAAATTCTTGCCCCCGCAGCTTCTTTCTTCAATCTGGACATTGACGCCCGCCTGAATGATTCGGCCGCACATGAAGTATTGTGGTATAACTATTAG
- a CDS encoding YkgJ family cysteine cluster protein, whose protein sequence is MNAENKIDQTQAQAEIPPEQLSLESRFKFKCHKGVSCFTECCRGIDIMLTPYDILTMRKKLDMDSEKFLAIFTTPQLLEKTDMPVVTLKLLDDERRSCPFVEDEDGCVIYEDRPTTCRYYPLGVGSLSYSGEQADEDKDEFFFMIKEPHCKGFDEDAEWSVREWREDQGVDLRDEVNEGWLDLMVRKKSLPASMQLSEQAKQMFFMVCYNIDKFKRFVFESSFLTRYKIPEERVAEIKADDVKLLQFGFEWLKNTFFQTGEEMFDPKEKSDDATAADK, encoded by the coding sequence ATGAACGCTGAAAATAAGATAGATCAAACACAGGCCCAGGCGGAGATCCCGCCGGAGCAGCTTAGCCTTGAAAGTCGGTTCAAATTCAAATGCCATAAAGGTGTTTCCTGTTTTACCGAATGCTGCAGGGGGATTGATATCATGCTCACCCCCTATGATATTTTAACCATGCGCAAAAAACTGGATATGGATTCGGAAAAATTTCTGGCCATATTTACCACGCCCCAGCTTCTTGAGAAGACGGATATGCCTGTGGTGACCCTCAAACTTCTCGATGATGAGCGTCGCTCCTGTCCATTTGTCGAGGACGAGGACGGGTGCGTAATTTATGAAGATCGGCCGACCACCTGCCGGTATTATCCGCTTGGTGTGGGATCTTTGAGTTATTCCGGAGAGCAGGCTGATGAGGATAAAGATGAGTTTTTTTTCATGATCAAGGAACCCCATTGCAAAGGCTTTGATGAAGACGCGGAGTGGAGTGTAAGAGAATGGCGTGAAGATCAGGGGGTTGATCTGCGAGACGAGGTCAATGAAGGCTGGCTGGATCTCATGGTCCGTAAAAAATCTTTACCGGCGAGCATGCAGCTGTCCGAGCAGGCCAAGCAGATGTTTTTTATGGTATGCTATAATATTGACAAGTTTAAACGGTTTGTTTTTGAATCCTCCTTTCTTACCCGGTACAAAATACCGGAAGAGCGGGTGGCTGAGATTAAAGCGGATGATGTGAAGCTGCTTCAGTTTGGATTTGAATGGCTGAAAAACACTTTTTTTCAAACCGGAGAAGAGATGTTTGATCCCAAAGAGAAAAGCGACGACGCAACAGCCGCTGACAAATAA